From Phragmites australis chromosome 5, lpPhrAust1.1, whole genome shotgun sequence, a single genomic window includes:
- the LOC133919954 gene encoding E3 ubiquitin-protein ligase At1g63170-like → MEQATGVSGHEHIIDISRDTGSSASVSRSIDRENNEELNPMDRPSTRALVPALQAPSAIGAVSNAGHTSGTRRSDSYVRRHRSPLNSGLWISIEVIVNVSQIVAAIVVLCLSRKEHPQAPLLEWVIGYTVGCFATLPHLYWRYIHRNIVNGEHEQAHAPQGSSHNSSTEDTNVASASERRRNAARNAVLANPRINALFDHFKMALDCFFAVWFVVGNVWIFGGRSSAADAPNLYRLCIVFLTFSCIGYAMPFILCAMICCCLPCIISVMGFREDTNNTRGATSESISALPTYKFKTKKRRHGLGNEAEGQDGGIVAAGTDKERSLSAEDAVCCICLAKYAHNDELRELPCLHCFHKDCVDKWLKINALCPLCKSEIASSSGTSGTRHSDQNATVQEIEMH, encoded by the exons ATGGAACAAGCAACAGGTGTTAGTGGTCATGAACACATAATTGATATTTCGAGGGACACTGGTTCTTCTGCTTCGGTTTCTCGTAGTATTGATAGAGAGAACAATGAAGAATTGAATCCCATGGATAGGCCATCAACCAGAGCTCTAGTACCTGCCTTGCAGGCACCATCAGCAATAGGTGCTGTATCTAATGCAGGGCACACTTCAGGCACTAGGAGAAGTGACAGCTATGTTCGGCGGCACAGAAGCCCTTTGAATTCTGGATTGTGGATTTCAATTGAAGTCATCGTCAATGTGAGCCAAATTGTAGCCGCCATTGTTGTGCTTTGTCTGTCAAGAAAGGAACATCCACAAGCTCCATTACTTGAATGGGTCATAGGTTATACGGTTGGTTGTTTTGCCACGTTACCCCATCTTTATTGGCGCTATATACACCGTAATATTGTAAATGGTGAGCATGAGCAAGCACACGCGCCTCAAGGGTCCTCTCATAACAGCTCAACAGAAGACACTAATGTGGCAAGTGCATCAGAACGTCGTAGAAATGCTGCACGAAATGCGGTGCTTGCTAACCCGAG GATTAATGCGCTGTTTGACCACTTCAAGATGGCTTTGGATTGTTTCTTTGCTGTATGGTTCGTTGTTGGTAACGTGTGGATATTCGGTGGGCGTTCTTCTGCTGCTGATGCTCCAAACTTGTACAG GTTGTGTATTGTGTTCCTCACTTTTAGTTGCATTGGGTATGCCATGCCCTTCATCCTATGCGCAATGATATGCTGTTGCCTCCCCTGCATTATATCTGTTATGGGTTTTAGAGAAGATACAAACAATACAAGAGGGGCTACCTCAGAATCCATCAGTGCTTTGCCTACATATAAATTCAAAACCAAGAAACGCCGCCATGGTTTAGGAAATGAAGCTGAAGGCCAAGATGGAGGGATAGTGGCTGCAGGGACAGACAAGGAGCGGTCACTTTCTGCCGAAGATGCT GTATGCTGCATATGTCTCGCAAAGTATGCACACAACGATGAGCTTCGTGAACTTCCCTGCTTGCACTGTTTCCACAAGGATTGTGTTGATAAATGGCTCAAGATAAATGCACTTTGCCCTTTGTGCAAATCTGAGATAGCAAGCTCATCTGGCACTTCTGGTACACGTCACTCAGACCAGAATGCTACGGTGCAGGAGATAGAGATGCATTAG
- the LOC133919956 gene encoding glutamate receptor 2.8-like: MQWYMGRRPVHSSSSSASFVIRLVLVVLAVWCQVILQVAPAQVRVGVVLNMASPVGPRGRVGIEMAVEDYYAARPSSKTRIALRFRDSGGDVLGAASAAVDLIKNEQVQAIIGPPTSAEAEFVAYIGNRTHVPILSYSATSPALSPAQTPFFVRTAANDSFQAAPVAAVLAAFGWHAAVVAYEDSPYGSGILPALADALQGVCARIMDRTAVPADADDDRLDAVLYRFMAMPTRVFVVHMNPSLAARFFRRARNAGMMSVDYAWIATDGVGSAVDAMSPEDVDEMQGVVSLRPYVQVTDHVKNFSARFRARLRRENPSADDYVHDQTVVMLWAYDTAWAIAAAAEAASVSSPAFQTPQLSTALTDLDRLGVSATGATLLNAVHDTTFHGLAGNFTLVDGQLLPPAYEIVNIFGKGARTVGFWTPESGVMQALNANGAKGLTQIIWPGNSHLWPKGWVVSPNGQQLRVAVPVKKGFTQFVEVTKDSTTGRRNVTGYCIEVFDAVMRNMPYPVSYQYVPDEDSAVSYEKFVSQVPEQLADVVVGDVTITASRMAEVDFTMPFTESGWSMVVAVRTDTGTSMWIFLQPLTTSLWIASFAFFCFTGFVVWVIEHRINPEFRGTPWQQFGLIFYFAFSTLVFSHKEKLESNLSRFLVIIWVFVVLILTSSYTASLTSMLTVQKLQPTVTDVRELQRRGDYIGYQEGTFIEGSLQKLGFDKAKMRSYSTAKQYADALSKGSANGGVAAIFDEIPYLKLFLSQYCDGYTMVGPVYKTDGFGFVFPRGSPMTPDVSRAVLALAEGDEMAQIEKKWFGEPGACPSQSGCATVGSSNLNFRSFGGLFLITGVVSGLMLLIYLVTFVYQERDELRAAEEAGSGSSSMGRLRAWLRHYDQKDTRSRTFKTRNDESIRNGNQTQRWIDETVRDGGDANGRVQAASEEEAIGMSPFSISTGTEMIAGSSPASELGTSFEQRMQEAANSMEMPRTTAS; the protein is encoded by the exons ATGCAGTGGTACATGGGGAGGCGCCCGGtgcactcttcttcctcctctgcctcGTTCGTCATCCGTCTCGTCTTGGTTGTTCTGGCGGTTTGGTGCCAGGTGATCCTGCAGGTGGCCCCGGCGCAGGTGCGCGTCGGCGTCGTCCTTAACATGGCGTCGCCGGTCGGGCCGCGGGGGCGGGTCGGCATTGAGATGGCGGTGGAGGACTACTACGCCGCGCGCCCCAGTTCCAAGACCAGAATCGCGCTGCGCTTCCGGGACTCGGGCGGAGACGTTCTTGGCGCCGCTTCCGCCG CGGTGGACCTGATCAAGAACGAGCAGGTGCAGGCCATCATCGGGCCGCCGACGTCGGCGGAGGCCGAGTTCGTGGCTTACATCGGCAACCGCACCCATGTCCCCATCCTCTCCTACTCCGCCACGTCCCCGGCGCTGTCCCCGGCGCAGACGCCCTTCTTCGTGCGCACCGCGGCCAACGACTCCTTCCAGGCCGCGCCCGTCGCCGCGGTCCTCGCCGCTTTCGGGTGGCACGCGGCGGTGGTCGCGTACGAGGACTCGCCCTATGGTTCCGGCATCCTCCCGGCGCTCGCCGATGCGCTCCAGGGCGTCTGCGCGAGGATCATGGACCGCACGGCTGTGCCGGCAGATGCAGACGACGACCGACTCGACGCGGTGCTCTACCGCTTCATGGCGATGCCCACGCGCGTGTTCGTCGTGCACATGAACCCTTCCCTCGCTGCGAGGTTCTTCCGCCGCGCTAGGAACGCCGGCATGATGTCGGTGGACTACGCCTGGATCGCCACGGACGGCGTCGGCAGCGCCGTCGACGCGATGAGCCCTGAAGACGTTGACGAGATGCAGGGGGTTGTCAGCCTCCGGCCGTACGTGCAGGTGACGGACCACGTCAAGAACTTCTCGGCGCGGTTCAGGGCGAGGCTCCGGCGGGAGAACCCGAGCGCCGACGACTACGTCCATGATCAGACCGTGGTGATGCTCTGGGCGTACGACACGGCATGGGCGATCGCGGCGGCTGCTGAGGCGGCCAGTGTCTCCAGCCCGGCGTTCCAGACGCCGCAGCTGAGCACGGCACTGACGGACCTGGACCGGCTCGGCGTGTCAGCCACCGGAGCAACACTTCTCAATGCTGTGCACGACACGACCTTCCACGGCCTCGCCGGTAACTTCACGCTCGTCGACGGGCAGCTGCTGCCGCCGGCCTACGAGATCGTCAACATCTTCGGGAAAGGCGCGAGGACAGTGGGGTTCTGGACGCCGGAGTCCGGAGTGATGCAAGCTCTTAACGCCAACGGCGCCAAAGGGCTGACGCAAATTATTTGGCCAGGTAATTCACATTTGTGGCCCAAAGGCTGGGTCGTGTCGCCGAACGGGCAGCAGCTTCGCGTCGCCGTGCCGGTGAAGAAAGGGTTCACACAATTCGTGGAGGTCACCAAGGACTCGACAACAGGAAGGCGAAACGTGACAGGCTACTGCATCGAGGTGTTCGACGCGGTCATGCGCAATATGCCATATCCGGTGAGCTACCAATACGTGCCGGACGAAGACAGCGCCGTGTCCTACGAAAAATTCGTGTCCCAGGTGCCCGAACAG CTAGCGGACGTCGTCGTCGGCGACGTGACGATCACGGCGAGTAGGATGGCCGAGGTGGACTTCACCATGCCGTTCACCGAGTCGGGGTGGTCAATGGTCGTGGCGGTGCGCACGGACACGGGCACGAGCATGTGGATCTTCCTGCAGCCGCTCACCACCAGCCTCTGGATCGCCAGCTTCGccttcttctgcttcaccggCTTCGTCGTGTGGGTGATCGAACACCGCATCAATCCCGAGTTCCGCGGCACGCCGTGGCAGCAGTTCGGCCTCATCTTCTACTTTGCCTTCTCCACGCTCGTCTTCTCGCACA AGGAGAAGCTGGAGAGCAACCTGTCGAGGTTCCTGGTGATCATATGGGTGTTCGTCGTCCTCATCCTGACGTCGAGCTACACAGCGAGCCTGACGTCGATGCTTACCGTCCAGAAGCTCCAGCCGACGGTGACGGACGTGAGGGAGCTCCAGCGGCGCGGCGACTACATCGGGTACCAGGAAGGCACCTTCATCGAGGGCTCGCTCCAAAAGCTGGGCTTCGAcaaggcaaagatgaggagcTACAGCACGGCGAAGCAGTACGCCGACGCGCTGTCCAAGGGGTCGGCCAACGGCGGCGTCGCCGCCATTTTCGACGAGATCCCGTACCTGAAGCTCTTCCTGTCGCAGTACTGCGACGGCTACACCATGGTCGGCCCGGTCTACAAGACCGACGGCTTCGGGTTCGTGTTCCCGAGGGGCAGCCCGATGACGCCGGACGTGTCGCGCGCGGTCCTGGCCCTGGCGGAAGGGGATGAGATGGCGCAGATAGAGAAGAAGTGGTTCGGCGAGCCCGGCGCGTGCCCGAGCCAGAGCGGCTGCGCCACCGTCGGCTCGTCGAACCTCAACTTCCGGAGCTTCGGCGGACTGTTCCTCATCACCGGCGTGGTGTCCGGTCTCATGCTCCTCATCTACCTCGTCACCTTCGTCTACCAGGAGCGCGACGAGCTCcgggcggcggaggaggccggCTCCGGGAGCTCGTCGATGGGGAGGCTGCGCGCGTGGCTGCGGCACTACGATCAGAAGGACACGAGGTCCCGCACCTTCAAAACGCGCAACGACGAATCCATCAGGAACGGGAACCAGACGCAGAGATGGATCGATGAGACCGTAAGGGATGGCGGCGACGCGAACGGCCGGGTGCAGGCTGCGAGCGAGGAGGAAGCTATCGGCATGAGCCCGTTCAGCATCTCCACCGGCACGGAGATGATCGCCGGATCGTCGCCAGCGTCGGAGCTCGGGACCTCGTTCGAGCAGAGGATGCAGGAGGCGGCAAACTCCATGGAGATGCCAAGAACGACGGCCTCGTAA